One window from the genome of Anopheles coluzzii chromosome X, AcolN3, whole genome shotgun sequence encodes:
- the LOC120956748 gene encoding peptidoglycan recognition protein-like — translation MMLFGGILPYLLVLWQLLASVDVAWAQDEPAQESACPAIVKRAAWGAVKSKNVTYQLKPVANVIVHHTTGERCATVATCKEMVANIQTYHQTDNRWSDIGYNFLISGQNVYEGIGWHRMGAHLRGYNDKSIGVAFLGNFDQERPTPRSLNLLARLLQCGVELGELADDYRLYGARQLQSTNSPGRYLYAKLQEFDHWQAQ, via the exons ATGATGCTGTTCGGAGGCATTTTACCGTATCTGCTTGTGCTATGGCAGCTACTGGCTTCGGTCGATG TCGCCTGGGCCCAGGACGAGCCGGCCCAGGAATCCGCCTGCCCAGCCATCGTGAAGCGGGCGGCCTGGGGTGCAGTCAAGTCGAAGAACGTCACCTACCAGCTGAAACCGGTCGCGAACGTGATCGTGCACCATACGACCGGGGAGCGGTGCGCGACAGTGGCCACCTGCAAGGAGATGGTGGCAAACATACAGACCTACCACCAGACCGACAACCGGTGGAGTGACATCGGCTACAA CTTCCTAATCAGCGGGCAGAATGTGTACGAGGGCATCGGCTGGCACCGGATGGGGGCGCATCTGCGCGGCTACAACGACAAATCGATCGGCGTCGCCTTCCTGGGCAACTTTGACCAAGAGCGGCCGACCCCCCGCAGCCTCAACCTGCTTGCCCGGCTACTGCAGTGCGGTGTCGAGCTGGGCGAGCTAGCCGACGACTACCGGCTGTACGGTGCCCGCCAGCTCCAGAGCACCAACAGCCCGGGCCGGTATCTGTACGCGAAGCTGCAAGAGTTTGACCACTGGCAGGCGCAATAG
- the LOC120957340 gene encoding uncharacterized protein LOC120957340, whose protein sequence is MAHVVTVVCLMFMQLGNLAARPEPPVLGPSPGSHDTGPGGSSLGYSYGPPAPPSPSITINSYGSATSEYGPPTQAPIIHKHVYVHVPPPEPEYVTTRKPIVVPPPQKHYKIVFIKAPSPPTQAPPVLPPIQQNEEKTLVYVLVKKQDEPEEIVIPTVAPTPPSKPEVYFIRYKTQRSSAEHGSNGGGPYPESGAPTPPTEYGPPPVPSQSPSNSYGVPL, encoded by the exons ATGGCGCACGTAGTGACAGTggtgtgtttaatgtttatg CAACTGGGCAATCTTGCCGCCCGTCCCGAACCGCCCGTGCTCGGTCCGTCGCCCGGTTCGCACGACACGGGTCCGGGAGGGAGCTCCCTCGGCTACAGCTACGGGCCGCCGGCGCCGCCCTCCCCATCCATCACGATCAACAGCTACGGGTCGGCCACGTCCGAGTACGGACCGCCGACGCAGGCACCCATCATACACAAGCACGTGTACGTGCACGTACCACCGCCGGAGCCGGAATACGTAACGACCAG GAAACCGATCGTTGTGCCGCCGCCCCAGAAGCACTATAAAATCGTCTTCATCAAGGCGCCGTCGCCCCCGACCCAGGCCCCACCGGTGCTGCCCCCGATCCAGCAGAACGAGGAGAAAACGCTCGTGTACGTGCTGGTGAAGAAGCAGGACGAGCCGGAAGAGATCGTCATACCGACGGTTGCGCCAACGCCCCCCTCCAAGCCGGAAGTGTACTTCATCCGTTACAAAACCCAG AGATCATCGGCCGAGCACGGGAGTAATGGCGGTGGACCATATCCGGAGAGCGGCGCGCCAACGCCTCCGACCGAGTACGGGCCACCGCCAGTGCCGAGCCAAAGCCCCAGCAACAGCTACGGTGTACCGCTATAG
- the LOC120957333 gene encoding uncharacterized protein LOC120957333: MKVLVVLACVAIVVARPEPPVGGYSHHHHGGHGGHSGYNYNAPVPAHTQPFGHQAQFSGVAQSAGGSFSDTLSGAVTGSFSGIANTLSAGNAFTNANSFSNANAFTQSNANAFTQSNANAFSNAGSFVAPQQQIVQKHIYVHVPPPEPQQSFQQQIVAPGLRQKHYKIIFIKTPHQQPSAAQLALQQSQTEEKTIVYVLVKKPEAVGDISLPLPAVTKPSKPEVYFIKYRTNTEEVQAPVGLNVGSSATAQADAGGLGFLSSSGAAQSSAVAQSAAVAQSSAVAGAHSHSNVPAQQYGTPAHHHGGYH; this comes from the exons ATGAAAGTTTTAGTG GTATTAGCCTGTGTGGCCATCGTTGTGGCCCGCCCGGAACCGCCGGTCGGCGGCTAcagccaccatcaccacggaGGCCACGGAGGACACAGCGGGTACAACTACAACGCGCCTGTCCCGGCGCACACGCAGCCCTTCGGACACCAGGCCCAGTTCTCGGGCGTAGCCCAGTCGGCCGGTGGCTCGTTCTCCGATACGCTGTCGGGCGCCGTGACCGGCTCGTTCTCGGGCATCGCCAACACGTTGAGCGCCGGGAACGCCTTCACCAACGCCAACAGCTTCAGCAACGCGAACGCCTTCACCCAGTCCAACGCGAACGCCTTCACCCAGTCCAACGCTAACGCCTTCAGCAACGCCGGATCGTTTGTCG CTCCCCAGCAGCAGATCGTCCAGAAGCACATCTACGTGCACGTGCCGCCGCCAGAGCCGCAGCAGTCGTTCCAGCAGCAGATCGTCGCGCCCGGCCTGCGCCAGAAGCACTACAAGATCATCTTCATCAAGACGCCGCACCAGCAGCCGTCCGCCGCCCAGCTCGCCCTGCAGCAGTCCCAGACCGAGGAGAAGACGATCGTGTACGTGCTGGTGAAGAAGCCGGAGGCGGTCGGCGACATCAGCCTGCCGCTGCCGGCCGTCACCAAGCCCAGCAAGCCGGAGGTGTACTTCATCAAGTACCGCACCAACACGGAGGAGGTGCAGGCGCCGGTCGGCCTCAACGTCGGCTCGTCCGCCACTGCCCAGGCCGATGCCGGCGGTCTCGGCTTCCTCTCGTCCAGCGGGGCGGCCCAAAGCTCAGCCGTCGCCCAGAGCGCAGCCGTCGCCCAGAGTTCTGCCGTCGCCGGAGCCCATTCGCACTCGA ACGTTCCCGCCCAGCAGTACGGTACCCCGGCGCACCACCATGGTGGCTACCACTAA